GTGTGCCATAAGTCTGGACAGGTACTGGTCTGTAACACAGGCGGTCGAGTATAACTTAAAGCGGACGCCTCGCAGGGTAAAGGGCATGATTGTGGTGGTCTGGTTGATCGCTGCTGTAATCTCCTTCCCACCGCTCATCTCCATGGACCGGAATAATGAGGGTGACAGGAGCGAACCGCAATGCCAGCTGAACGACCACACGTGGTACATCCTGTACTCCAGCATTGGGTCATTCTTTGCCCCGTGTGTCATCATGATCCTTGTTTACATCCGAATCTACCAGGTGGCCAAGACGAGAACCCGAAATATGTCTGAAAAGCGCCGCGATCCGGATGGAGTATCAGGAACGCCACGGCTGGAGAACGGCTTGAGCCGTGAGGATTCTAGGCGGGAAAACGGGCACTGTGCCTCGCCACCACCAGGGGAACGCAAACCAGGCGAGGATGACCCAGATGCCGAGCTGGAGGACAGCAGCTCGTCTGACGAGAAGGCCAAGCGGTCACAAAACGAGACGGCGCCCTCACGAAAAGACCGCCGATCCAGCCGCAAGAACAGCTCCAGCTCCAAGCATTCCAGCCGAAAGTCCCGAGCCAGCAGCAAGTCCCTGGACTTGTTTTCCTCCCGCAGAAAAAGGAGGAACACCATTTCGAGGAAAAAAATTTCCCAGGCTCGAGAGAAGCGGTTCACCTTTGTGCTGGCCGTGGTCATGGGCGTGTTCGTGGTCTGCTGGTTTCCGTTCTTCTTCAGCTACAGCCTGTATGGGATCTGCCGGGAGCCCTGCGCCATCCATGAGAcccttttcaagtttttcttcTGGATCGGTTACTGCAACAGCTCCCTCAACCCCGTCATCTACACCATCTTCAA
This genomic window from Labeo rohita strain BAU-BD-2019 chromosome 1, IGBB_LRoh.1.0, whole genome shotgun sequence contains:
- the adra2c gene encoding alpha-2C adrenergic receptor; this translates as MHNLSFASEVDTYIDINFTSSGNSTSRYSPATIIGLAGLVSFLILFTIVGNVLVVIAVLTSRALKPPQNLFLVSLASADILVATLIIPFSLANELMGYWFFGKVWCDIYLALDVLFCTSSIVHLCAISLDRYWSVTQAVEYNLKRTPRRVKGMIVVVWLIAAVISFPPLISMDRNNEGDRSEPQCQLNDHTWYILYSSIGSFFAPCVIMILVYIRIYQVAKTRTRNMSEKRRDPDGVSGTPRLENGLSREDSRRENGHCASPPPGERKPGEDDPDAELEDSSSSDEKAKRSQNETAPSRKDRRSSRKNSSSSKHSSRKSRASSKSLDLFSSRRKRRNTISRKKISQAREKRFTFVLAVVMGVFVVCWFPFFFSYSLYGICREPCAIHETLFKFFFWIGYCNSSLNPVIYTIFNQDFRRAFQKILCKSWKRSF